The following are from one region of the Phormidium sp. PBR-2020 genome:
- a CDS encoding HNH endonuclease, which yields MSNHVFVLDRNRKPLTPCQPGVARSLLNAGKASVFRRYPFTIILNKEVDANPEPLELKLDPGSKVTGIALKQGNRIIFAAELQHRGQQIVEALRSRRQRRRSRRNRKTRYRPARFLNRTRSEGWLAPSLQHRVDTLMTWVNRFRRLAPVGHMAQELVRFDLQLMENPDISGVEYQQGALQGYEVREYLLEKWGRTCAYCGAKHVPLEVEHIQPRSKGGSDRVSNLTMACRSCNQAKGNGDIRDFLSGQPDVLSRLLRQVKSPLNDAAAVNSTRWALFKALKATGVPVSTGTGGQTKFNRLRFNLPKAHWLDAACVGDVESLDIVTSKPLLIIAKGHGTRRMCGTNKYGFPTRHRSRRQIHNGFQTGDIVTATVTAGKKIGSYVGRVLCRASGSFDITTASGRVTGISHKYCKPIHRKDGYAYA from the coding sequence ATGTCTAATCATGTTTTCGTTTTAGATCGCAACCGTAAGCCTCTGACCCCCTGCCAGCCAGGGGTCGCACGGTCACTACTCAACGCCGGAAAAGCATCGGTATTTCGACGCTACCCATTCACCATTATTCTAAATAAGGAGGTTGATGCGAATCCTGAACCCCTCGAACTCAAATTAGACCCAGGTTCTAAAGTCACGGGAATTGCCCTGAAGCAAGGGAATCGAATCATCTTTGCTGCCGAGTTGCAGCACCGAGGACAGCAGATAGTAGAAGCCTTGCGGTCCCGTCGTCAACGGCGACGTTCTCGACGAAACCGCAAGACCCGATATCGGCCGGCTCGGTTCTTGAATCGAACTCGGAGCGAGGGTTGGTTAGCTCCAAGCTTGCAGCATCGAGTCGATACTCTGATGACCTGGGTTAACCGATTCCGTAGACTTGCCCCAGTTGGCCACATGGCTCAAGAGCTAGTACGGTTTGACCTACAATTGATGGAAAACCCGGATATCTCAGGTGTTGAGTATCAGCAGGGAGCCTTACAAGGCTACGAAGTCAGGGAATACCTGTTGGAAAAGTGGGGCCGAACCTGTGCTTACTGTGGTGCTAAACATGTACCCCTTGAAGTTGAGCATATTCAGCCCCGGTCTAAGGGTGGCTCTGACCGGGTGTCTAACCTGACGATGGCTTGCCGCTCGTGCAATCAAGCCAAAGGCAATGGGGACATTCGGGATTTTTTATCGGGCCAGCCTGATGTCCTGAGTCGTCTTCTGAGGCAGGTAAAATCACCCCTTAACGATGCGGCTGCCGTCAACTCGACTCGGTGGGCCTTGTTCAAGGCTCTCAAAGCCACAGGAGTCCCAGTCAGCACAGGCACAGGTGGACAAACGAAGTTCAATCGACTTCGGTTCAACCTACCTAAGGCTCATTGGCTTGATGCTGCCTGTGTTGGAGACGTCGAATCCCTCGATATTGTGACGTCAAAACCGTTGCTGATTATCGCGAAGGGGCATGGAACTCGTCGGATGTGCGGGACGAATAAGTATGGATTCCCCACTCGTCATCGCTCCAGGAGGCAAATTCACAACGGCTTTCAGACTGGCGATATCGTGACCGCTACGGTCACGGCCGGGAAGAAAATTGGCTCCTATGTAGGACGGGTTCTCTGCCGTGCCTCTGGCAGTTTTGATATTACTACCGCCTCGGGACGGGTGACAGGCATCAGCCACAAATACTGCAAACCTATTCACCGAAAGGATGGTTACGCCTATGCTTGA
- a CDS encoding glutamate--tRNA ligase, translating into MSIRVRLAPSPTGNLHIGTARTAVFNWLFAKHHGGQFILRIEDTDTERSKPKFTENILSGLRWLGLDWDEGPFYQSQRLDLYRQAVQTLLDKGLAYRCYCTPDELEGMREAQKAKKQAPRYDNRHRNLTPEQQQAYEAEGRTAVIRFKIDDDRPIVWDDLVRGTLTWAGRDLGGDMAIARAAKPGEIGQPLYNLAVVVDDVDMKISHVIRGEDHIANTAKQILLYEALEQAVPKFAHTPLILNPNGQKLSKRDGATAVNDFQQLGYTSEALANYMALLGWSPPDAQERFTLEEAAKQFDFARVNKAGARFDWDKLNWLNSQILHELAPETLLEQLIPYWQEAGYEFDVEGDRPWLLQVAAVVGASLTVLPDAVEMSRPLFVQSVDYDEKAQQQLAMEQVPETLAAVRDKLVQSGEFTEATAKDIIKQVTKELKVKKGLVMKSLRAALTGAVQGPDLIQSWLILNARGLDQQRLDNAINR; encoded by the coding sequence ATGTCTATTCGAGTTCGCTTAGCGCCAAGTCCCACTGGAAACCTGCATATTGGAACCGCTCGCACAGCGGTATTTAACTGGCTGTTTGCGAAACATCATGGCGGCCAGTTTATCCTCCGCATCGAAGATACTGACACCGAGCGGTCTAAACCGAAGTTTACCGAGAACATTCTCAGTGGTTTGCGCTGGTTAGGACTCGATTGGGATGAGGGCCCGTTTTACCAATCCCAACGGTTGGACTTATATCGCCAAGCCGTGCAAACCCTCCTAGACAAAGGGTTAGCCTATCGCTGCTACTGCACACCAGACGAACTTGAGGGGATGCGAGAGGCGCAGAAAGCCAAGAAACAAGCCCCTCGCTACGACAATCGTCATCGTAATCTCACCCCAGAACAACAACAGGCCTACGAAGCCGAAGGACGAACTGCCGTTATTCGCTTTAAAATCGACGACGATCGCCCCATTGTCTGGGATGACCTCGTGCGGGGAACCCTAACCTGGGCCGGACGAGATCTCGGCGGTGACATGGCGATCGCCCGGGCCGCCAAACCCGGAGAGATTGGTCAACCTCTCTATAATCTGGCCGTAGTCGTCGATGACGTGGACATGAAGATTAGCCATGTCATCCGAGGCGAAGACCATATCGCCAATACCGCCAAACAAATTTTGCTCTATGAAGCCTTGGAACAGGCGGTTCCCAAGTTTGCCCATACCCCTTTAATTCTCAACCCCAACGGTCAGAAACTCTCAAAACGAGATGGGGCCACAGCGGTCAATGATTTTCAGCAATTAGGCTATACCTCCGAAGCCTTAGCCAACTACATGGCCCTGTTAGGCTGGTCACCGCCAGACGCGCAAGAACGCTTCACCCTAGAAGAGGCGGCGAAGCAATTTGATTTTGCACGAGTCAACAAAGCCGGTGCGCGCTTCGACTGGGATAAACTGAATTGGCTCAACAGTCAGATCTTACATGAGTTAGCCCCAGAAACCCTGTTAGAGCAACTGATCCCCTATTGGCAAGAGGCGGGGTATGAATTTGACGTGGAGGGCGATCGCCCTTGGTTGTTGCAAGTCGCGGCTGTTGTAGGAGCCAGTTTAACGGTACTCCCAGATGCCGTCGAGATGAGCCGGCCTCTATTTGTGCAGTCGGTGGACTACGACGAGAAGGCCCAGCAGCAGCTTGCAATGGAACAAGTCCCGGAAACCCTCGCCGCCGTTCGCGACAAGTTAGTGCAGTCTGGGGAGTTCACAGAAGCGACGGCTAAGGACATCATCAAACAGGTGACAAAGGAACTGAAGGTGAAGAAGGGCCTAGTGATGAAGTCTCTCAGAGCCGCGTTAACGGGAGCGGTACAGGGCCCCGATTTAATCCAGTCCTGGCTGATTCTCAATGCCCGAGGTCTGGATCAACAACGGCTCGACAATGCGATAAATCGTTAA